A region of Longimicrobiales bacterium DNA encodes the following proteins:
- a CDS encoding Glu/Leu/Phe/Val dehydrogenase dimerization domain-containing protein has translation MTRLNVESITTNQLEAAANLLQLSPEMRLRLRTPFREITVQVPVLMDDGSVRVCIGHRVQHNGARGPTKGGVRYHPTVDLDEVRGLATLMTWKTALLDLPFGGAKGGVSVDPSELSRTELERLTRKFTERIAIALGPYRDIPAPDMGTDGQVMAWMLDEYSAKRGYTPAIVTGKPITLGGSYGREAATGRGVMIVMREAAREYGIPWKGGTAALQGFGNVGSHLASFLYEEGVRIVAVTDATGGVFSDSGLDIPALTKHVHSTHGVAGFEGGDPLTNEKLWSVPCDYMIPAALGGVITKEDNANELACRVLVEAANGPTTPIADKILAERGILVLPDFLANAGGVVVSYFEWTQNLQQFRWDEEQVNSALEKKMVAAYREVAGVAREHDVTLRTAAYAIALRRVAEAEEMRGL, from the coding sequence ATGACCCGTCTCAACGTCGAATCGATCACGACCAACCAGCTCGAAGCCGCTGCGAATCTGCTGCAGCTTTCTCCGGAGATGCGACTTCGCCTGCGCACGCCGTTCCGTGAGATCACCGTGCAGGTGCCCGTGCTCATGGATGACGGCAGTGTGCGTGTCTGCATCGGTCATCGGGTGCAGCACAATGGCGCGCGCGGTCCGACCAAGGGCGGGGTGCGCTACCACCCGACCGTGGACCTCGACGAGGTCCGCGGACTGGCGACGCTGATGACGTGGAAGACGGCACTGCTCGACCTGCCCTTCGGCGGCGCCAAGGGGGGCGTGAGTGTCGACCCGTCGGAGCTGTCGCGCACCGAGCTGGAGCGGCTCACGCGCAAGTTCACGGAGCGCATCGCGATCGCACTCGGCCCGTACCGCGACATTCCCGCGCCCGACATGGGTACGGACGGCCAGGTAATGGCGTGGATGCTGGACGAGTACAGTGCCAAGCGGGGCTACACGCCCGCGATCGTGACCGGCAAGCCGATCACCCTGGGGGGCTCGTACGGCCGCGAGGCGGCGACGGGTCGCGGGGTGATGATCGTGATGCGCGAAGCCGCACGCGAGTACGGCATTCCCTGGAAGGGCGGCACCGCCGCGCTCCAGGGGTTCGGCAACGTCGGCAGCCATCTCGCCAGCTTCCTGTACGAGGAGGGAGTTCGCATCGTCGCGGTGACCGATGCGACGGGCGGCGTTTTCAGTGACTCCGGCCTCGACATCCCGGCGCTGACGAAACACGTGCACAGTACCCACGGCGTCGCCGGGTTCGAGGGCGGGGACCCGCTCACGAATGAGAAGCTCTGGAGCGTGCCCTGCGACTACATGATCCCGGCGGCGCTCGGCGGTGTGATCACCAAGGAGGACAACGCGAACGAGCTGGCCTGCCGCGTGCTGGTCGAGGCGGCCAACGGCCCGACGACTCCGATCGCGGACAAGATCCTGGCAGAGCGCGGCATCCTCGTGCTGCCGGACTTTCTCGCAAATGCGGGTGGCGTCGTTGTCTCGTACTTCGAGTGGACGCAGAACCTGCAGCAGTTCCGCTGGGACGAGGAGCAGGTGAACTCGGCGCTGGAGAAGAAGATGGTCGCGGCCTATCGCGAGGTGGCGGGCGTCGCTCGAGAACACGACGTGACGTTGCGTACGGCCGCGTACGCGATCGCGCTGCGTCGTGTGGCGGAGGCCGAGGAGATGCGTGGCCTGTGA
- a CDS encoding hexose kinase, with the protein MPRVITVTPNPSIDLLFEADTLVWDDANRVAMPRRRAGGQGINVTRAVRELGGESLAVTLLGGNTGQELRNLLDAEGIDVRAATAPGTTRTFVAVRERTSGRAMLINPVGPACSPQEETTLLHELDECVAAGDWVVSSGSVPPGFDANFHARVRDRALAAGARVVVDGDGPALRAAAPGCTLLAPNLPEAARLLDRRIDGVREAAAAARALLDLGAHAAAVTMAAEGAVLATRHLPTALHAWAPPAPPSASAVGAGDAFLAALVMRLDGSEPAEALRYAVAAGTAVLHASEDELVRKQDVERLVRGIDVKEAG; encoded by the coding sequence GTGCCACGCGTCATCACCGTCACCCCGAACCCATCGATCGATCTGCTGTTCGAAGCAGACACGCTCGTCTGGGATGATGCGAACCGTGTCGCCATGCCGCGCCGTCGCGCTGGCGGTCAGGGGATCAATGTCACGCGCGCCGTGCGCGAGCTCGGCGGCGAGTCGCTCGCGGTAACACTGCTCGGCGGCAACACCGGGCAGGAGCTGCGCAATCTTCTCGACGCGGAGGGGATCGACGTCCGTGCCGCGACAGCGCCGGGCACCACCCGGACGTTCGTCGCAGTGCGCGAGCGCACCAGTGGCCGCGCCATGCTGATCAATCCCGTCGGGCCAGCGTGCAGTCCGCAGGAGGAGACGACGCTGCTCCATGAACTGGACGAGTGCGTGGCTGCCGGAGACTGGGTCGTCAGCAGCGGCAGCGTGCCGCCCGGCTTCGACGCCAATTTCCACGCCCGGGTCCGTGATCGGGCGCTCGCAGCCGGCGCGCGTGTCGTGGTCGACGGCGATGGGCCCGCCCTGCGTGCTGCTGCACCCGGCTGCACGCTGCTCGCGCCCAACCTGCCGGAAGCGGCGCGACTCCTCGACCGGCGCATAGACGGCGTGCGTGAGGCGGCCGCGGCGGCCCGCGCACTGCTCGATCTCGGAGCACACGCAGCCGCAGTCACCATGGCAGCCGAGGGGGCCGTGCTGGCGACACGGCACCTCCCGACCGCACTGCATGCATGGGCACCGCCTGCACCACCATCCGCTTCCGCAGTCGGCGCGGGTGACGCATTCCTCGCCGCGCTGGTGATGCGACTGGATGGATCAGAGCCCGCGGAAGCGCTCCGCTACGCTGTCGCGGCCGGTACTGCCGTGCTGCATGCCAGCGAGGACGAGCTGGTCCGGAAGCAGGACGTCGAGCGGCTGGTACGCGGGATAGACGTGAAAGAGGCCGGCTGA
- a CDS encoding gluconate 2-dehydrogenase subunit 3 family protein, whose protein sequence is MSLLAPARRTFRAAAEAILPAATTLDESGWASVERIVQDALAQRPRKAQRQIVMFLRVLNVYPVLRHRRRFSELPRETRERVLHDLERARHVLLRRGVWGLRTLVFMGYYTQPVHSASIGYRASPRGWKALRT, encoded by the coding sequence GTGAGCCTGCTCGCGCCCGCCCGACGCACATTCCGCGCGGCGGCTGAAGCGATCCTGCCGGCCGCGACCACGCTCGACGAGTCCGGCTGGGCCAGTGTGGAACGGATCGTCCAGGACGCGCTGGCGCAGCGGCCGCGCAAGGCGCAGCGCCAGATCGTCATGTTCCTGCGGGTGCTGAACGTCTATCCGGTCCTGCGCCACCGGCGTCGCTTCTCCGAGCTGCCGCGCGAAACGCGGGAGCGCGTCCTCCACGACCTGGAGCGGGCGCGCCATGTCCTGCTGCGCCGGGGAGTGTGGGGGCTGCGCACGCTCGTGTTCATGGGCTACTACACGCAGCCGGTGCACTCTGCCAGCATCGGCTACCGCGCGAGCCC
- a CDS encoding FxsA family protein has product MLGFLILLFIALPVLELVLLLRIGSWIGALPTILLVIATGIVGASLARTQGVAVLARIQRELAQGRPPVASMVDGFLIFAAGVLLLTPGVITDVFGVAFLLPPVRALVRRGLAGRLQRMAEAGTARFTVLRNVPHWPQQETREPAERPQGRDVSNL; this is encoded by the coding sequence GTGCTCGGTTTTCTGATCCTGCTCTTCATCGCACTCCCCGTACTCGAGCTCGTGCTGCTGCTTCGCATCGGCAGCTGGATCGGCGCGCTGCCGACGATCCTGCTCGTCATCGCGACCGGCATCGTTGGAGCCTCGCTCGCCCGTACGCAGGGCGTTGCCGTCCTCGCGCGCATCCAGCGGGAACTCGCCCAGGGACGTCCGCCCGTTGCATCGATGGTGGACGGCTTCCTCATCTTCGCGGCCGGCGTGCTCCTGCTCACGCCCGGCGTCATCACCGACGTCTTCGGTGTCGCGTTTCTGCTGCCGCCGGTGCGCGCACTCGTGCGCCGCGGACTCGCCGGTCGGCTCCAGCGCATGGCAGAAGCTGGAACCGCCCGCTTCACCGTCCTGCGCAATGTCCCTCACTGGCCGCAGCAGGAAACCCGCGAGCCCGCGGAGCGGCCGCAGGGTCGCGACGTCAGCAACCTCTGA